The genomic window TGTCCTTTTTGAACATAGATACAAGATACACTTTTACAAGATACAACCTTGTCTCTTATTATTCATCTTCTCTAAAATCCAACTCAGAAATTGTTATCTTTCTTAATTAATGCATACAGAAATACTAGAACTCCCAGGTGTCACAAAGTTAAGAATCATGAGGTGAAAAAGTTTAAGACAGAATCTGTAAAAGGGTTCATTGTATTctgattgaaaaaataaatacaatGCTAGAAGAAAGTATTTAGACTAACCAAGGCAATCAAAATCAGACCGAACCGGCGTGAAAATAAACCTATCAGTTAAGTATAATAGAGTTATTATAAAATCGAAAGTTAGAAACATAAACAAGAATGGTAGACTGAAACAAATCTCTAATATTCACATACCAACAGCATCCTTTCCAGATAGTTTTGGCATGAAATGCTTGATGTCGTCTTCAGTTGCATTCTTCGCTTTCGATGTCTCACACTTGAACGATAACGAGATTCTTTTCTTCCCTTCCTTCTGCTAAACTGTTCACAAAGGTGAAAGCAACTAACAAAATGAACATGTCATCAAAATGAAGATTTTACTAAAGTCGCTACAAACACTTCGCTAACTTATATTAAAAACCCATAGAAAAGTCAGACACAATTCATAAGTCATAAACTAACAACTTAAGCTATAGAATTATACTTTTAACAAGTGCCAAGGCATAAACATCAAAAATAGTCAAAGTTTAGCTTGTTAATCTCGAACATCtttcaaattaaaatattaatcttCATATTCGTCTTCgtcttcatcttcatctccatcttcatcttcatcttctgaatcaGTAGTAAGTTCCACGTCATCCGAACCTGAGtcttcaacatcttcattatCTTTGTGTTTTTGCTCAGCTACCTCATCCTTTTTGGCCAATTTTGAGTTAGCCATGACAAAAGCAACATCTTTATCAATCGTGTGCTTCAGACCCTTAGAGTAAACCTAAACAAATACAAATAAGATTAGACAATAGTGTGTATTTCACAATTCATATTCAATAGCTTTCATCATCTTACCTTATCGAAGGCATCCCTAAGAGGGTAACCCCCAAAAGAACTGCATGTCAAGCATAATACACGAATTGCAAAGTTTTGGAGCTCTGGTTGTCCATCTGCAAAAGATGCCCACCAAATTGGTGGAATCTCATTATCAGCAGTAATTACGGCTATTGGATGATCGAAATTATTTGCATGTTTATCGAACTCTTCAAGTTGAGTCGCAATCTTAGATCTTTCTTCGGGATCGGGCACCATCCTTGTTATACAATGTAGTAGACCAAGTTTAACTTTAATATCATTTCTAAATCCAGAACTATAGTGAATTTGAGGATTAAGAAAATAGCCTGCAGCATGCAAAGGGCTATGCGAATATGTGTCCCATGTTTCACCAATGATCTCTCGTAGAAGcataaaactataaataaaaaatttgaattacTTTTCGATATTCAAACCAAGACTACAAAACGAATGCTCAATTTTAAAACTAAAGTTGATACTTACCTTTCCCTTTCTCTGTCACCTTTGGAAAGATTTTTCTGAATCTCCTTTATAGCCGTCTCCATTTTCTCATAAACGAAACCCATGGCCGGTTCCTCGACTGAATTGACCCAATGAAAGACTTCAAGAAGAGGATGTGCAACTTTATAACAAATCTTAACATTTTTCCAAAACTCCTTGTCCAAAACCACGTCCTCATACCATTTCCCTGGCTTTGCAAACTCGCAGGACTTCCACTCCTTTGATGTGAACATTCTTATCAAAGCTCTTTTGTTCTCGTGAAGAGAACATAAAGTTAAGTATGACGAGTAAGTTGGAGAAATGTCTATtttcataatatttatataatttgtgAAGTGCCATAATAGAGACATGAGAGAAGGCCGTATAAACATAAATACTGCAATTCTTTGACACTTCTCAATTGTCTCTTCATGAAAAGGTATTTTCTCCTCGCATTTTTCCAATATCACCGCGATACATTGTATTACACAAGGTGTCCAATACAGCCTAGTTCTTTTCATCATCAATATCTCAGCAGCAAGTTTGTAGTATAGTGTTTGGTCCGTCACAATTTGGACAACATTTTCTTCCCCAACCTCTTCAACAATGTCATCCATCATCTCAAAGAGTTCCTCAACCGATTCCAACTTATCAGACGCATCAATAGACTTCAAAAAGAACGTTCCCTTCGGACTGTTCACTAACACTTTTAGCATGTCCTCATTCCCTTTGCACCATGCATCGATCATTATGGAGCAACCTGTTATCTTCCACGTCGCTCTATGTTCTTCCAAAGCTTCATTTGTCAACTTAACTTCTTCCGTCAAATATTTCCCTCTAATCTCATCATAAGACGGAGGCTTAAACCCTCCTCCATCCACTGAAAACAAATCACACATAGTTTTAAATTCATCACTCAATACCACATCGAACGGTATCACATTGTTGTAAATAAACCTCGCAACCGCTCGACATGCTTCCTCTCTAGAATTCTTCTTACTATTCTTGCTATTGACATCAGCTACTTCATTGCTTTCCTCATTAATCTCTTGCAAAGCGGAATAAATCCCCAACATTTCCTTCCTCACCTCATCACCAACGCCCTCACAAGCTTCAACATTTTCCATCGCAGTTAAATGACATATAAATCGGTAAAACCCGCCGGTTACTACATTATCACAATACTTGCAATAGAGTGTATCTTGTCCATATAGTTTAAGATCAAGTGAAATGCAATGCTTCAAAACCACATCAACAAAATTGCTGGGTACTATCTTTTTAGGTATTCTAAGGGTAACATGTGAGTCTGAAACAGAAAGAGATAAACAgcaattaggattagggtttcaaTTTAAACCCCaccaaaaaagttttttttttttgcaattgagtaaataaaaaacatttcCACAAACCCATTTTCTGTTTGAATGTGAAATTGCAGCGATTCCATGGAAATGAAAAATGGGTAAGTGAAAAAGAGATAGAAAAGGAAAATTAAggagaaaaagattgaaatttgaaGAGTGAAACTTACTCATGTTTGTGTGTTGTGAGAAGAGTGATGATGCTGTTACGGTTTTCCGACAATGCcaactgagaagaagaagaagacgcaGCAGCAGCTGAGAAACGTCTGGCTTTTAGGCGGGAAAGGTAGTCGCACTTTTTTATGTCCATTAGATTAGATGAATGGAAATATTGAGATTATTATAACACATTATGACACTATGGAATATGGATTTAAGAAATAAAAGTTTTAAAtgtatttttcttctttctatttaaaaaaatccaGCAATGGTgactaaaatataaatatttttaatgatatgTTACTGATAATTATGATAATTTATTaactaaatttttaaataataatttaataataattaataattgttCTAGGTAGATCATATTAACCTCGGCCGACCACCATAAATAGACCTCACTCTTTCTAAAATCTTATGAGCTTAAGAAAGTTATCATTTTGATGGTCATAAATGACCTCAATTGGAAGCGCATCCAACTACTCTTTGCAATTCATTCCTAACAAATAGCAAGTTTGTtatttatctctttttatattgaGAGGGCGTCAAACTAGGTTAACAAGTTTCAAACTTAATTTTGATTCACTCTTCTCTCTCTTATACTAACTTGAATGTTGGAGTGTTAACGTTGCAGGTCCTCCCACTCCATCGTGCCTGAAGCCTCGAGCCTCCGTCATCACCATTTCTTAACTCATTTATGGTTCTTGAACACAAAAATGACACAGCCATTGGgaatcaacttctgattcctaCGATGTCCATGATTTCACGTTTGCTCTTCGATTATTCAACTCACAACCTCTTCAAGTCACAAAATCAGGAGCATTTTGAATCGAACATGAGGATCCATATTGTTTTGATTCAATCAAGCATCACCTACATTCTGATTCCTCGAATTTCCAAATATCCAATTTCTAAGACTTCAGGTGATAATTGGATCTAAATCTACTTGATATGTTGTTTCACGT from Vicia villosa cultivar HV-30 ecotype Madison, WI unplaced genomic scaffold, Vvil1.0 ctg.002932F_1_1, whole genome shotgun sequence includes these protein-coding regions:
- the LOC131640081 gene encoding uncharacterized protein LOC131640081 translates to MNSHVTLRIPKKIVPSNFVDVVLKHCISLDLKLYGQDTLYCKYCDNVVTGGFYRFICHLTAMENVEACEGVGDEVRKEMLGIYSALQEINEESNEVADVNSKNSKKNSREEACRAVARFIYNNVIPFDVVLSDEFKTMCDLFSVDGGGFKPPSYDEIRGKYLTEEVKLTNEALEEHRATWKITGCSIMIDAWCKGNEDMLKVLVNSPKGTFFLKSIDASDKLESVEELFEMMDDIVEEVGEENVVQIVTDQTLYYKLAAEILMMKRTRLYWTPCVIQCIAVILEKCEEKIPFHEETIEKCQRIAVFMFIRPSLMSLLWHFTNYINIMKIDISPTYSSYLTLCSLHENKRALIRMFTSKEWKSCEFAKPGKWYEDVVLDKEFWKNVKICYKVAHPLLEVFHWVNSVEEPAMGFVYEKMETAIKEIQKNLSKGDRERESFMLLREIIGETWDTYSHSPLHAAGYFLNPQIHYSSGFRNDIKVKLGLLHCITRMVPDPEERSKIATQLEEFDKHANNFDHPIAVITADNEIPPIWWASFADGQPELQNFAIRVLCLTCSSFGGYPLRDAFDKVYSKGLKHTIDKDVAFVMANSKLAKKDEVAEQKHKDNEDVEDSGSDDVELTTDSEDEDEDGDEDEDEDEYED